The following coding sequences lie in one Gadus morhua chromosome 20, gadMor3.0, whole genome shotgun sequence genomic window:
- the bard1 gene encoding BRCA1-associated RING domain protein 1 isoform X2 produces the protein MADEVSNFTGDWTQTKDAVANFRQLLLCSKCSRLVTEPVCLGVCEHMLCRSCAGPRAGDGCVVCQSPAWVKDLQINRHLSNITQLFCSLESLLSPTVTTANPGYEKILKHQQNFKIWFSPRSRKVRCRVQKPSPDDGPPSKAPSPETTPQNPDTSRVESTDLSIFDFISSQDSGSGSSCPQTRDDARKTRKRPTKSGPHRKRAVATVRLTRKQSKGKLKVQRLETINQQWEIGTEVGLSAHAGRPERNPRRSIKRVSFLSPAGSQTPGKAVPQLENPVLVSGSIEGVTQGRSEAAGIPPVLAQVPIQPSYSTLPEPTEPTRQDSVPSPQITPKRPRSEACDPPEGTPKRPRISPGPRSKRLTGGCGNPALLTTPPSLGRLMFGKSPHRSREGQGESPGSIGRRSPARTPVGSHSLQASPTVMKRNHKGETPLHLAAIKGDVEAAKELLDQGADPNLKDHAGWTPLHEACNLGHLSLVEVLLARGALLNTPGYENDSPLHDATRNGHPAVARLLLQHGASQSVLNLYGKRPADYALSLEMREVFRSSPVTPQPSDRLLVGSPSNLAMINSNGKRDEQMIVLDSKLSKTQQKQLAKLAQLLGMKRVETFSGSVSHVVVPDGPAPTTLSSLQGVLAGCWVLGYSWVRECLRAGEWLPELEYEAGGGPRRGRINKYNLLPPLFDGCFFFLLGSFGAPPKQELLRLLRDAGGQLLSRQPKPDSDVTQTVSEAAYHAAPGSDQALCTQYILYDPRASPHNTAATTVRHRGKVWTTPASWVVDCIAAFRLLPVPEA, from the exons ATGGCTGATGAGGTTTCGAACTTTACAGGGGACTGGACTCAAACTAAAGATGCAGTAGCCAACTTTAGACAACTGCTACTTTGCTCGAAATG CTCCAGGTTGGTGACAGAGCCGGTGTGCCTCGGAGTGTGTGAGCACATGCTTTGCAG ATCCTGTGCTGGCCCTCGGGCAGGTGATGGTTGTGTGGTGTGTCAGAGTCCTGCCTGGGTGAAGGACCTGCAGATCAACAGACATCTTAGCAACATCACACAGCTCTTCTGCAGCTTAGAGTCCCTGCTCAGCCCGACAGTTACCACAG CAAATCCCGGGTACGAAAAAATCCTGAAGCACCAGCAGAACTTTAAGATCTGGTTCAGTCCTCGGAGCCGCAAGGTCCGCTGCAGGGTGCAGAAGCCCTCCCCCGATGACGGCCCGCCAAGCAAGGCACCCAGCCCAGAGACCACCCCTCAAAACCCTGACACCAGCAGGGTGGAATCCACGGACCTCTCCATCTTCGACTTCATCTCCTCTCAAGACTCGGGCTCTGGCTCCTCTTGCCCACAAACCCGGGACGATGCGAGGAAAACCAGGAAGCGGCCAACTAAAAGTGGCCCACACAGGAAGCGGGCGGTGGCGACCGTGCGACTGACGCGCAAGCAGAGCAAAGGGAAACTGAAGGTGCAGAGACTGGAGACCATCAACCAGCAGTGGGAAATTGGTACAGAGGTAGGACTGTCGGCACATGCCGGCAGACCTGAGCGGAATCCTAGGCGGTCCATTAAAAGAGTGTCCTTCCTGAGCCCGGCCGGGTCTCAAACTCCCGGTAAAGCAGTGCCCCAACTAGAGAACCCCGTCTTGGTGAGCGGGAGCATTGAGGGCGTCACACAGGGCCGCAGTGAAGCTGCAGGGATCCCTCCTGTTCTGGCCCAAGTCCCAATCCAGCCGTCATATAGCACACTGCCCGAGCCCACGGAGCCTACCAGACAGGACAGTGTCCCTTCCCCTCAGATTACACCGAAGAGACCCAGATCTGAGGCATGCGACCCCCCAGAGGGCACCCCGAAGAGACCCCGGATCTCGCCCGGCCCTCGCAGCAAGAGGCTGACCGGGGGTTGTGGAAATCCAGCCCTCCTTACTACCCCTCCATCGCTGGGGAGGTTAATGTTTGGGAAGAGCCCCCACAGATCCAGGGAAGGGCAGGGAGAGAGTCCAGGCTCCATCGGGAGGAGGTCTCCCGCCCGCACACCGGTCGGCAGCCACTCCCTCCAGGCCAGTCCCACGGTCATGAAGAGGAACCACAAGGGGGAGACTCCCTTGCATCTAGCAGCTATAAAG ggagATGTAGAGGCTGCCAAAGAGCTACTTGACCAAGGGGCAGACCCGAACCTGAAAGATCATGCTGGTTGGACCCCTCtg CACGAGGCGTGCAACCTGGGCCACCTGTcgctggtggaggtgctgctggcCCGCGGGGCTCTGCTCAACACGCCGGGCTACGAGAACGACTCGCCGCTGCATGACGCCACCAGGAACGGACACCCGGCCGTCgccaggctgctgctgcagcacggCGCCTCGCAGAGCGTGCT TAATCTTTATGGGAAGCGGCCGGCGGACTACGCCTTGAGCCTTGAGATGCGCGAGGTATTCAGGTCCAGCCCTGTCACCCCCCAGCCCAGCGACCGCTTGCTGGTCGGCTCTCCCTCCAACCTGGCTATG ATCAATTCCAATGGGAAACGGGACGAGCAGATGATTGTGTTGGACAGTAAGCTTTCCAAAACCCAGCAGAAGCAGCTGGCCAAACTGGCCCAGCTGCTGGGAATGAAACGAGTTGAAACCTTTTCAGGCTCAG TGAGCCATGTGGTGGTCCCAGATGGTCCTGcacccaccaccctctccaGTCTCCAGGGAGTTCTTGCTGGCTGTTGGGTTCTAGGATACAGCT ggGTGAGGGAGTGCCTGCGGGCGGGGGAGTGGCTTCCGGAGCTGGAATACGAGGCCGGAGGCGGGCCCAGACGGGGTCGCATCAACAAGTATAACCTG CTCCCGCCGCTCTTCGACGGCTGCTTCTTCTTCCTGCTGGGCTCCTTCGGCGCCCCGCCCAAGCAggagctgctgcggctgctTCGGGACGCCGGGGGCCAGCTGCTGAGCCGCCAGCCCAAGCCCGACAGCGACGTCACGCAGACGGTGAGCGAGGCGGCCTACCACGCCGCGCCGGGCTCGGACCAGGCGCTGTGCACCCAGTACATCCTGTATGACCCGCGCGCCTCGCCGCACaacaccgccgccaccacggTGCGGCACCGGGGCAAGGTGTGGACGACACCCGCATCCTGGGTGGTGGACTGCATCGCCGCGTTCCGCCTCCTCCCCGTGCCCGAGGCTTAA
- the bard1 gene encoding BRCA1-associated RING domain protein 1 isoform X1 produces the protein MADEVSNFTGDWTQTKDAVANFRQLLLCSKCSRLVTEPVCLGVCEHMLCRSCAGPRAGDGCVVCQSPAWVKDLQINRHLSNITQLFCSLESLLSPTVTTEQAPSPLQANPGYEKILKHQQNFKIWFSPRSRKVRCRVQKPSPDDGPPSKAPSPETTPQNPDTSRVESTDLSIFDFISSQDSGSGSSCPQTRDDARKTRKRPTKSGPHRKRAVATVRLTRKQSKGKLKVQRLETINQQWEIGTEVGLSAHAGRPERNPRRSIKRVSFLSPAGSQTPGKAVPQLENPVLVSGSIEGVTQGRSEAAGIPPVLAQVPIQPSYSTLPEPTEPTRQDSVPSPQITPKRPRSEACDPPEGTPKRPRISPGPRSKRLTGGCGNPALLTTPPSLGRLMFGKSPHRSREGQGESPGSIGRRSPARTPVGSHSLQASPTVMKRNHKGETPLHLAAIKGDVEAAKELLDQGADPNLKDHAGWTPLHEACNLGHLSLVEVLLARGALLNTPGYENDSPLHDATRNGHPAVARLLLQHGASQSVLNLYGKRPADYALSLEMREVFRSSPVTPQPSDRLLVGSPSNLAMINSNGKRDEQMIVLDSKLSKTQQKQLAKLAQLLGMKRVETFSGSVSHVVVPDGPAPTTLSSLQGVLAGCWVLGYSWVRECLRAGEWLPELEYEAGGGPRRGRINKYNLLPPLFDGCFFFLLGSFGAPPKQELLRLLRDAGGQLLSRQPKPDSDVTQTVSEAAYHAAPGSDQALCTQYILYDPRASPHNTAATTVRHRGKVWTTPASWVVDCIAAFRLLPVPEA, from the exons ATGGCTGATGAGGTTTCGAACTTTACAGGGGACTGGACTCAAACTAAAGATGCAGTAGCCAACTTTAGACAACTGCTACTTTGCTCGAAATG CTCCAGGTTGGTGACAGAGCCGGTGTGCCTCGGAGTGTGTGAGCACATGCTTTGCAG ATCCTGTGCTGGCCCTCGGGCAGGTGATGGTTGTGTGGTGTGTCAGAGTCCTGCCTGGGTGAAGGACCTGCAGATCAACAGACATCTTAGCAACATCACACAGCTCTTCTGCAGCTTAGAGTCCCTGCTCAGCCCGACAGTTACCACAG AGCAAGCCCCTTCTCCTTTACAAGCAAATCCCGGGTACGAAAAAATCCTGAAGCACCAGCAGAACTTTAAGATCTGGTTCAGTCCTCGGAGCCGCAAGGTCCGCTGCAGGGTGCAGAAGCCCTCCCCCGATGACGGCCCGCCAAGCAAGGCACCCAGCCCAGAGACCACCCCTCAAAACCCTGACACCAGCAGGGTGGAATCCACGGACCTCTCCATCTTCGACTTCATCTCCTCTCAAGACTCGGGCTCTGGCTCCTCTTGCCCACAAACCCGGGACGATGCGAGGAAAACCAGGAAGCGGCCAACTAAAAGTGGCCCACACAGGAAGCGGGCGGTGGCGACCGTGCGACTGACGCGCAAGCAGAGCAAAGGGAAACTGAAGGTGCAGAGACTGGAGACCATCAACCAGCAGTGGGAAATTGGTACAGAGGTAGGACTGTCGGCACATGCCGGCAGACCTGAGCGGAATCCTAGGCGGTCCATTAAAAGAGTGTCCTTCCTGAGCCCGGCCGGGTCTCAAACTCCCGGTAAAGCAGTGCCCCAACTAGAGAACCCCGTCTTGGTGAGCGGGAGCATTGAGGGCGTCACACAGGGCCGCAGTGAAGCTGCAGGGATCCCTCCTGTTCTGGCCCAAGTCCCAATCCAGCCGTCATATAGCACACTGCCCGAGCCCACGGAGCCTACCAGACAGGACAGTGTCCCTTCCCCTCAGATTACACCGAAGAGACCCAGATCTGAGGCATGCGACCCCCCAGAGGGCACCCCGAAGAGACCCCGGATCTCGCCCGGCCCTCGCAGCAAGAGGCTGACCGGGGGTTGTGGAAATCCAGCCCTCCTTACTACCCCTCCATCGCTGGGGAGGTTAATGTTTGGGAAGAGCCCCCACAGATCCAGGGAAGGGCAGGGAGAGAGTCCAGGCTCCATCGGGAGGAGGTCTCCCGCCCGCACACCGGTCGGCAGCCACTCCCTCCAGGCCAGTCCCACGGTCATGAAGAGGAACCACAAGGGGGAGACTCCCTTGCATCTAGCAGCTATAAAG ggagATGTAGAGGCTGCCAAAGAGCTACTTGACCAAGGGGCAGACCCGAACCTGAAAGATCATGCTGGTTGGACCCCTCtg CACGAGGCGTGCAACCTGGGCCACCTGTcgctggtggaggtgctgctggcCCGCGGGGCTCTGCTCAACACGCCGGGCTACGAGAACGACTCGCCGCTGCATGACGCCACCAGGAACGGACACCCGGCCGTCgccaggctgctgctgcagcacggCGCCTCGCAGAGCGTGCT TAATCTTTATGGGAAGCGGCCGGCGGACTACGCCTTGAGCCTTGAGATGCGCGAGGTATTCAGGTCCAGCCCTGTCACCCCCCAGCCCAGCGACCGCTTGCTGGTCGGCTCTCCCTCCAACCTGGCTATG ATCAATTCCAATGGGAAACGGGACGAGCAGATGATTGTGTTGGACAGTAAGCTTTCCAAAACCCAGCAGAAGCAGCTGGCCAAACTGGCCCAGCTGCTGGGAATGAAACGAGTTGAAACCTTTTCAGGCTCAG TGAGCCATGTGGTGGTCCCAGATGGTCCTGcacccaccaccctctccaGTCTCCAGGGAGTTCTTGCTGGCTGTTGGGTTCTAGGATACAGCT ggGTGAGGGAGTGCCTGCGGGCGGGGGAGTGGCTTCCGGAGCTGGAATACGAGGCCGGAGGCGGGCCCAGACGGGGTCGCATCAACAAGTATAACCTG CTCCCGCCGCTCTTCGACGGCTGCTTCTTCTTCCTGCTGGGCTCCTTCGGCGCCCCGCCCAAGCAggagctgctgcggctgctTCGGGACGCCGGGGGCCAGCTGCTGAGCCGCCAGCCCAAGCCCGACAGCGACGTCACGCAGACGGTGAGCGAGGCGGCCTACCACGCCGCGCCGGGCTCGGACCAGGCGCTGTGCACCCAGTACATCCTGTATGACCCGCGCGCCTCGCCGCACaacaccgccgccaccacggTGCGGCACCGGGGCAAGGTGTGGACGACACCCGCATCCTGGGTGGTGGACTGCATCGCCGCGTTCCGCCTCCTCCCCGTGCCCGAGGCTTAA
- the bard1 gene encoding BRCA1-associated RING domain protein 1 isoform X3: MADEVSNFTGDWTQTKDAVANFRQLLLCSKCSRLVTEPVCLGVCEHMLCRSCAGPRAGDGCVVCQSPAWVKDLQINRHLSNITQLFCSLESLLSPTVTTEQAPSPLQANPGYEKILKHQQNFKIWFSPRSRKVRCRVQKPSPDDGPPSKAPSPETTPQNPDTSRVESTDLSIFDFISSQDSGSGSSCPQTRDDARKTRKRPTKSGPHRKRAVATVRLTRKQSKGKLKVQRLETINQQWEIGTEVGLSAHAGRPERNPRRSIKRVSFLSPAGSQTPGKAVPQLENPVLVSGSIEGVTQGRSEAAGIPPVLAQVPIQPSYSTLPEPTEPTRQDSVPSPQITPKRPRSEACDPPEGTPKRPRISPGPRSKRLTGGCGNPALLTTPPSLGRLMFGKSPHRSREGQGESPGSIGRRSPARTPVGSHSLQASPTVMKRNHKGETPLHLAAIKGDVEAAKELLDQGADPNLKDHAGWTPLHEACNLGHLSLVEVLLARGALLNTPGYENDSPLHDATRNGHPAVARLLLQHGASQSVLNLYGKRPADYALSLEMREVFRSSPVTPQPSDRLLVGSPSNLAMINSNGKRDEQMIVLDSKLSKTQQKQLAKLAQLLGMKRVETFSGSVSHVVVPDGPAPTTLSSLQGVLAGCWVLGYSFLC; this comes from the exons ATGGCTGATGAGGTTTCGAACTTTACAGGGGACTGGACTCAAACTAAAGATGCAGTAGCCAACTTTAGACAACTGCTACTTTGCTCGAAATG CTCCAGGTTGGTGACAGAGCCGGTGTGCCTCGGAGTGTGTGAGCACATGCTTTGCAG ATCCTGTGCTGGCCCTCGGGCAGGTGATGGTTGTGTGGTGTGTCAGAGTCCTGCCTGGGTGAAGGACCTGCAGATCAACAGACATCTTAGCAACATCACACAGCTCTTCTGCAGCTTAGAGTCCCTGCTCAGCCCGACAGTTACCACAG AGCAAGCCCCTTCTCCTTTACAAGCAAATCCCGGGTACGAAAAAATCCTGAAGCACCAGCAGAACTTTAAGATCTGGTTCAGTCCTCGGAGCCGCAAGGTCCGCTGCAGGGTGCAGAAGCCCTCCCCCGATGACGGCCCGCCAAGCAAGGCACCCAGCCCAGAGACCACCCCTCAAAACCCTGACACCAGCAGGGTGGAATCCACGGACCTCTCCATCTTCGACTTCATCTCCTCTCAAGACTCGGGCTCTGGCTCCTCTTGCCCACAAACCCGGGACGATGCGAGGAAAACCAGGAAGCGGCCAACTAAAAGTGGCCCACACAGGAAGCGGGCGGTGGCGACCGTGCGACTGACGCGCAAGCAGAGCAAAGGGAAACTGAAGGTGCAGAGACTGGAGACCATCAACCAGCAGTGGGAAATTGGTACAGAGGTAGGACTGTCGGCACATGCCGGCAGACCTGAGCGGAATCCTAGGCGGTCCATTAAAAGAGTGTCCTTCCTGAGCCCGGCCGGGTCTCAAACTCCCGGTAAAGCAGTGCCCCAACTAGAGAACCCCGTCTTGGTGAGCGGGAGCATTGAGGGCGTCACACAGGGCCGCAGTGAAGCTGCAGGGATCCCTCCTGTTCTGGCCCAAGTCCCAATCCAGCCGTCATATAGCACACTGCCCGAGCCCACGGAGCCTACCAGACAGGACAGTGTCCCTTCCCCTCAGATTACACCGAAGAGACCCAGATCTGAGGCATGCGACCCCCCAGAGGGCACCCCGAAGAGACCCCGGATCTCGCCCGGCCCTCGCAGCAAGAGGCTGACCGGGGGTTGTGGAAATCCAGCCCTCCTTACTACCCCTCCATCGCTGGGGAGGTTAATGTTTGGGAAGAGCCCCCACAGATCCAGGGAAGGGCAGGGAGAGAGTCCAGGCTCCATCGGGAGGAGGTCTCCCGCCCGCACACCGGTCGGCAGCCACTCCCTCCAGGCCAGTCCCACGGTCATGAAGAGGAACCACAAGGGGGAGACTCCCTTGCATCTAGCAGCTATAAAG ggagATGTAGAGGCTGCCAAAGAGCTACTTGACCAAGGGGCAGACCCGAACCTGAAAGATCATGCTGGTTGGACCCCTCtg CACGAGGCGTGCAACCTGGGCCACCTGTcgctggtggaggtgctgctggcCCGCGGGGCTCTGCTCAACACGCCGGGCTACGAGAACGACTCGCCGCTGCATGACGCCACCAGGAACGGACACCCGGCCGTCgccaggctgctgctgcagcacggCGCCTCGCAGAGCGTGCT TAATCTTTATGGGAAGCGGCCGGCGGACTACGCCTTGAGCCTTGAGATGCGCGAGGTATTCAGGTCCAGCCCTGTCACCCCCCAGCCCAGCGACCGCTTGCTGGTCGGCTCTCCCTCCAACCTGGCTATG ATCAATTCCAATGGGAAACGGGACGAGCAGATGATTGTGTTGGACAGTAAGCTTTCCAAAACCCAGCAGAAGCAGCTGGCCAAACTGGCCCAGCTGCTGGGAATGAAACGAGTTGAAACCTTTTCAGGCTCAG TGAGCCATGTGGTGGTCCCAGATGGTCCTGcacccaccaccctctccaGTCTCCAGGGAGTTCTTGCTGGCTGTTGGGTTCTAGGATACAGCT TTCTGTGCTGA